In one window of Leptospira sp. GIMC2001 DNA:
- the queC gene encoding 7-cyano-7-deazaguanine synthase QueC yields the protein MKIVKNKEKLNSAVVLLSGGLDSSTCLYLANDLHDKVYALSFDYGQRHSIELKKSKILAKLVQAEHYIIKIQTGLFQGTSLVNHHIQVPKNQISKTVKSITSHKKISQDKENKASEQPIPNTYVPGRNILFLSYALSFAESRQASSIYIGVNALDYSGYPDCRPDFIKSYQKMLGYGTKAGVEGQPIQIITPLINMTKKEIILLGSELNVPFDKTISCYDPDPKTGKPCGECDSCILREKGFREAGVKQSS from the coding sequence ATAAAAATCGTGAAAAATAAAGAAAAATTAAATTCAGCTGTAGTTCTATTATCGGGTGGATTGGACTCAAGCACCTGTCTCTACCTTGCAAATGATTTACACGACAAAGTCTATGCTCTCTCTTTCGACTATGGACAAAGGCATTCTATCGAGTTGAAAAAATCTAAAATTCTCGCCAAACTAGTACAAGCTGAACATTATATCATCAAAATTCAAACTGGATTGTTTCAAGGAACAAGTCTTGTAAATCATCATATCCAAGTTCCCAAGAACCAAATTTCCAAAACTGTTAAATCCATAACTTCGCACAAAAAAATATCCCAAGACAAAGAAAATAAAGCAAGCGAGCAACCTATTCCCAACACCTATGTTCCTGGAAGAAATATTTTATTTCTATCTTATGCACTCAGTTTTGCAGAGAGCAGACAAGCTTCGAGTATCTATATTGGAGTAAACGCACTTGATTATTCTGGCTATCCTGATTGCAGACCAGATTTTATTAAGTCTTATCAGAAAATGCTTGGGTACGGAACGAAAGCTGGAGTTGAAGGACAACCCATTCAAATCATTACGCCACTCATTAATATGACCAAGAAAGAAATTATTCTTTTAGGTTCGGAACTAAACGTGCCGTTTGATAAGACGATTTCCTGTTATGATCCAGATCCAAAGACCGGTAAACCTTGTGGCGAATGCGACTCTTGTATCTTGCGAGAGAAAGGATTTCGTGAAGCGGGAGTGAAGCAGTCAAGTTAG
- a CDS encoding DUF1330 domain-containing protein, whose protein sequence is MFESLVGLKIKDDDLYTEYRKNMIPILEKYEGGFRYDFKIQETLKSEHSDSMDRVFIIYFKDRKSKESFFSDPDYITVRNKFFIPAVESTHILSEYERNN, encoded by the coding sequence ATGTTTGAATCCTTAGTTGGCTTAAAAATTAAAGACGATGATTTATACACGGAATATCGCAAAAATATGATTCCGATACTGGAAAAGTATGAAGGTGGCTTCCGCTATGACTTTAAAATTCAAGAAACTTTAAAAAGTGAACATTCCGATTCAATGGATCGAGTTTTTATTATCTACTTTAAGGATAGAAAGTCCAAAGAAAGTTTTTTCTCCGACCCCGATTATATAACTGTTAGAAATAAATTTTTTATACCAGCGGTTGAATCCACTCATATACTTTCTGAGTATGAGAGAAATAATTAA
- a CDS encoding NUDIX hydrolase, translating into MLDSLRSVESESRFGDPLQATRSKNLLSSVVMPFYHNENQSTGLVLTMRSKNLKSHPGQISFPGGMQEPNEAIFETGLREWEEEMGVSRELLEVIGAYKSFDTRTGFHITPIICKYLGQFDFSINPAEVETWFRLDLAELQELDFYSMDYGDKLGHRIHYFDLGDRGLLWGATCEIILNFLHDFTDFQRKPIVVQPNLTKPPFFQPPSK; encoded by the coding sequence GTGTTGGATTCACTCAGATCAGTAGAATCAGAATCCAGATTTGGCGATCCACTGCAAGCAACTCGCTCCAAGAATTTACTATCTTCGGTTGTAATGCCTTTCTATCACAATGAAAATCAATCAACGGGATTGGTTCTCACTATGCGAAGTAAAAATTTGAAATCTCATCCGGGTCAGATATCATTTCCAGGTGGAATGCAAGAACCGAATGAAGCAATATTTGAAACGGGTTTACGTGAATGGGAAGAAGAAATGGGAGTCTCTCGTGAGCTCCTGGAAGTTATCGGTGCGTACAAAAGTTTTGATACGAGAACTGGTTTCCATATAACACCAATTATTTGTAAATATCTTGGACAGTTTGATTTTTCCATAAATCCGGCTGAAGTGGAGACTTGGTTTCGTCTTGATCTTGCAGAATTGCAAGAATTGGATTTCTATTCTATGGATTATGGAGATAAACTAGGACATCGGATCCACTATTTTGATCTGGGAGATCGTGGTCTATTGTGGGGTGCGACTTGTGAGATCATTTTAAATTTCCTTCATGATTTTACCGATTTTCAACGTAAGCCGATTGTCGTTCAACCCAATCTCACAAAACCTCCTTTCTTCCAACCACCCAGTAAATAG
- a CDS encoding vWA domain-containing protein, translating into MFILDASGSMNDRMNGSSRMKIAIEQMERFIKNLPSDTEAGLVAYGNRIPGCDSARLYSPLKRGGARDIVAKLPLFFPAGSTPIARTLELVSKHLLTGHPNTEIVLISDGVESCDGDPAKEIQKIRLTNPNVKVHVLGLDVLPNEERDLHYLAGVGDGKYFPIKSKQSMENALTSIWTREPIKEVNDPNLPIFPDPSAPKKEPYRAKPESNPKPPVDISPSNDSIPYIKITNLEKTKTAKGESEFLVWYEYEGNKEDSEYTAMLLFYPDSGKDASQIPNLREKKAPAISQSVSVDHSQRKGKGYIRIRMPETNQIRVGAELWETNSIPKSVAVASSKNLSDAKSTETFDQIFR; encoded by the coding sequence ATGTTTATCCTTGATGCGAGTGGTTCAATGAATGATCGAATGAATGGCTCCTCTCGAATGAAGATTGCAATAGAACAGATGGAACGGTTTATAAAAAATTTACCGTCCGATACTGAGGCTGGATTGGTTGCTTATGGGAATCGTATTCCTGGATGTGATTCGGCGAGACTTTATTCTCCACTGAAACGCGGTGGCGCGAGAGATATCGTTGCAAAACTTCCATTATTTTTTCCAGCTGGGTCAACACCGATAGCTAGAACTTTAGAGTTGGTAAGCAAACATCTATTAACCGGTCATCCTAACACAGAAATCGTACTGATATCTGATGGAGTAGAAAGTTGTGATGGTGATCCAGCAAAAGAAATCCAAAAGATTCGACTAACAAATCCAAATGTAAAAGTACATGTTCTCGGTCTGGATGTGTTGCCAAATGAAGAAAGAGATCTGCACTATCTTGCAGGAGTCGGAGATGGAAAATATTTTCCCATCAAAAGCAAACAATCTATGGAAAATGCTCTTACATCCATATGGACAAGAGAGCCCATAAAAGAAGTGAACGATCCCAATCTTCCCATTTTTCCTGATCCTTCAGCTCCCAAGAAAGAACCTTATCGTGCAAAGCCAGAATCCAATCCTAAGCCACCTGTTGACATTTCACCTAGCAACGATTCTATTCCATATATAAAGATTACCAATCTAGAGAAGACCAAAACTGCGAAAGGAGAAAGTGAATTTCTTGTATGGTATGAATATGAAGGCAACAAGGAAGATTCGGAGTATACAGCAATGTTATTATTCTATCCAGACTCTGGAAAAGATGCATCGCAAATTCCAAACTTGCGTGAGAAGAAAGCTCCGGCAATTTCGCAATCAGTATCTGTTGATCACAGTCAGAGAAAAGGGAAGGGATATATCCGTATCCGAATGCCAGAAACCAATCAAATTCGCGTAGGTGCCGAGCTTTGGGAGACGAATTCGATTCCCAAATCAGTCGCTGTAGCCTCAAGTAAAAATCTGAGCGACGCAAAAAGTACTGAAACTTTTGATCAGATCTTTAGATAA
- a CDS encoding Spy/CpxP family protein refolding chaperone yields the protein MNNSLKSILVTALLIGGVSLSADGGDHFEHMAKHLKLTKEQKAQVDKIQNDSKSKKEAYKTSIKKAKEELHALLAADELDKPKIRAKMEELSKAKIDMKMLWIDNRSEVNKILTAEQKAKHKEMMKKHHEKMKDKKDKWEKKRD from the coding sequence ATGAACAACAGTTTAAAATCGATTCTTGTAACGGCACTTCTGATTGGAGGAGTAAGCCTATCTGCTGATGGTGGCGACCATTTTGAACATATGGCGAAACATTTGAAATTAACGAAAGAGCAAAAAGCTCAAGTAGATAAGATTCAAAATGATTCAAAATCTAAAAAAGAAGCTTACAAAACTTCTATCAAGAAAGCAAAAGAAGAATTACATGCTCTCTTAGCTGCTGATGAATTAGACAAACCAAAGATCCGAGCAAAGATGGAAGAGCTTTCTAAAGCCAAAATTGATATGAAAATGCTCTGGATAGACAATAGATCAGAAGTTAATAAAATATTGACTGCTGAACAAAAAGCTAAACACAAAGAGATGATGAAGAAACATCATGAAAAGATGAAAGATAAAAAAGATAAATGGGAAAAGAAACGTGACTAA
- a CDS encoding ribonuclease D: MQINSSYIMVDNPKNLELALFNLRNAPIISIDTESSGYFTYYAKVCLIQITAKSKNYIIDPLKLDKLDALGEIFKDANVLKIFHSASDDIKALKKDFHFDFVNVADTMLSSRYLGMEHNSLYALVEHYHHKKLDKEFQKSNWELRPLKKDQLQYAAMDTAYLESIWEKMEKELRDRKLYDEAKSEFEFVAQEDISQKEGESINLARFPDVVNLSPVDRGKVYQILMYREEKAKRVNRAPFRVLNNEAIVRLVGTEMNEDNFITTLGKKDGSELFQIMKESKIEPIEASDLNKRVGEDLEGEEKDKFRRLKKWKEAVQKARRMEHSLLPSSKHLIQIIRANPTSIEDLKSIRTFSDWKCEHYGPAIVSILKGEPFDEKSLQPMAMINSKRGLAMAKKRKPSSAN; this comes from the coding sequence ATGCAAATAAATTCCAGCTACATTATGGTCGATAACCCAAAGAACCTCGAGCTGGCTCTTTTTAATCTTCGAAATGCACCGATTATCTCGATAGATACAGAATCCTCAGGATATTTTACCTATTATGCAAAGGTTTGTCTAATTCAAATCACGGCAAAATCCAAAAATTATATCATCGATCCACTCAAACTGGACAAATTGGATGCACTTGGTGAAATATTCAAAGACGCAAATGTTCTAAAAATTTTTCATTCCGCTTCAGATGATATCAAAGCTCTCAAGAAAGACTTCCATTTTGATTTTGTCAATGTTGCAGATACGATGCTTAGTTCACGATATCTTGGAATGGAGCACAATTCTCTATATGCTTTAGTTGAGCATTACCATCATAAGAAACTGGATAAAGAATTTCAGAAATCCAATTGGGAACTTCGTCCACTCAAGAAAGATCAACTTCAATATGCTGCAATGGACACAGCGTACTTAGAATCGATTTGGGAAAAAATGGAAAAAGAACTCCGAGATCGCAAACTGTATGACGAAGCCAAGTCGGAATTTGAATTTGTTGCGCAGGAAGATATTTCACAGAAGGAAGGGGAGTCGATAAACCTCGCACGTTTTCCGGACGTTGTGAATCTTTCGCCAGTGGATCGTGGCAAAGTATATCAGATTCTTATGTATCGTGAAGAGAAAGCCAAACGTGTCAATCGCGCTCCATTTAGAGTTTTGAACAATGAAGCGATTGTACGTTTGGTAGGAACTGAGATGAATGAGGATAATTTCATTACTACTCTTGGCAAGAAAGATGGTTCGGAACTATTTCAGATTATGAAAGAATCCAAAATAGAACCAATCGAAGCATCGGATCTGAACAAAAGAGTTGGTGAAGATTTGGAAGGTGAAGAAAAAGATAAATTCCGAAGACTCAAGAAATGGAAAGAAGCCGTACAAAAAGCACGTCGAATGGAACATTCTCTCTTGCCTTCAAGCAAGCATCTAATACAAATTATACGAGCGAATCCAACAAGCATAGAAGATCTGAAATCTATACGAACATTTTCAGATTGGAAATGTGAACACTATGGTCCAGCAATAGTGTCAATCTTAAAAGGCGAGCCTTTTGATGAAAAATCTTTGCAGCCAATGGCAATGATAAATAGCAAAAGAGGGCTAGCCATGGCGAAGAAGAGGAAGCCAAGTTCTGCAAATTGA
- a CDS encoding RNA polymerase sigma factor — protein MTNHEFEQVVSTTKWAVLSAIQRYLNTALVDSIDDVAQETYLRIYRYIDKHGLDEEKSKTLGNWAYTIAKNESIRFNQRYTREWEKEAKLKNQNPLPSEPSAENSILDEMEYQEILQSIPEHFRDVIRLTKEGKSGDEIAKFLNIAPGTVKSRLSRARKFIYEKFNNE, from the coding sequence GTGACTAACCACGAGTTTGAACAAGTAGTCAGCACCACCAAATGGGCGGTGCTGTCTGCGATTCAGAGATATCTAAATACTGCTCTGGTGGATTCGATTGATGATGTTGCGCAAGAAACTTATCTTCGAATCTATCGTTATATAGATAAGCATGGATTAGATGAAGAAAAATCAAAAACATTAGGCAATTGGGCTTATACAATTGCAAAGAACGAATCAATTAGATTTAATCAACGTTACACGAGAGAATGGGAGAAAGAAGCGAAATTAAAAAATCAGAATCCTCTTCCTTCCGAGCCGTCTGCAGAGAATTCAATCTTAGATGAAATGGAATACCAAGAAATTCTTCAAAGTATACCTGAACATTTTCGAGATGTGATAAGATTAACAAAAGAAGGTAAATCAGGCGACGAAATTGCAAAATTTTTGAATATAGCTCCTGGAACTGTCAAGTCGCGGTTGTCAAGAGCGAGGAAGTTTATTTATGAAAAATTCAACAATGAATGA
- the purF gene encoding amidophosphoribosyltransferase, whose translation MNLFSITKETLESDKPKDECAIFGIYNCEDAANFTYLGLYSQQHRGQESSGIVSSDGVHLYRYAGMGLVSNIFTESKMSELQGRNAIGHNRYSTTGASFLRNAQPLRVESHLGPISLAHNGNLVNSWDLRNRMEREGSIFQTTIDSEVIVHLMAKCKEENILDALGLALREIKGAYSLLILTPRYLIAVRDPNGFRPLVMGKRTDGSVVFASETCAFDITDTNYIRDVEPGEMVVVDHTGLKSYYPFQEAKPSLCIFEYIYFARPDSYIFNESVYKVRKQLGKQLARELPVEADVVIPVPDSANIAALGYSEESGIPYENGLIRSHYIGRTFIEPDQKIRDFGAKIKYNVVREVVDGKRVVIVDDSIMRGTTSRKIIKMLRLAGAKEVHMRISAPPTVSPCYYGIDIPTHKELIAATHTLDEIKKYLRVESIAYLTVDSMHKAVAEHKGGGFCDACFTANYPVEFGSQDQGNQKSLFQEYAVEES comes from the coding sequence ATGAACCTCTTTTCCATTACGAAAGAAACCCTAGAATCTGACAAACCAAAAGATGAATGTGCGATCTTCGGCATTTATAATTGCGAAGATGCAGCGAATTTTACTTACCTTGGACTCTATTCCCAGCAACATCGTGGACAAGAATCGAGCGGAATTGTCTCAAGTGATGGTGTCCATCTCTACCGATATGCGGGAATGGGTTTGGTATCAAATATTTTTACCGAATCCAAAATGAGTGAGCTCCAAGGTAGGAATGCAATTGGTCACAATCGATATTCAACAACCGGAGCAAGTTTTCTAAGAAATGCTCAACCGCTGCGAGTTGAATCTCATCTTGGACCCATCTCACTTGCCCACAATGGAAACCTTGTCAACTCATGGGATCTTAGAAATCGCATGGAAAGAGAAGGATCCATTTTCCAAACGACCATAGATTCTGAAGTCATTGTTCATCTTATGGCGAAATGCAAAGAAGAAAATATTCTAGATGCATTGGGACTTGCGCTTAGAGAAATCAAAGGGGCGTATTCGCTTCTGATTCTTACTCCCAGATATCTTATCGCCGTTCGTGATCCCAATGGGTTTCGTCCTTTGGTAATGGGTAAGAGAACAGATGGTTCGGTGGTTTTTGCGAGTGAGACTTGCGCATTTGATATAACTGATACAAACTATATTCGCGATGTTGAACCAGGAGAAATGGTTGTAGTCGATCATACTGGTCTAAAGAGCTATTATCCATTTCAAGAAGCAAAACCCAGCCTTTGTATATTCGAATATATTTATTTTGCAAGACCAGACTCCTATATTTTTAATGAATCTGTATACAAAGTTCGCAAGCAATTGGGTAAACAACTTGCTCGTGAACTACCTGTTGAAGCGGATGTTGTGATTCCTGTTCCAGACTCTGCAAATATTGCCGCACTTGGTTATTCGGAAGAATCTGGAATTCCATACGAGAACGGACTCATTCGTTCGCATTACATTGGCAGAACTTTTATTGAACCAGACCAGAAGATTCGTGACTTCGGTGCCAAGATCAAATACAACGTTGTACGAGAAGTAGTTGATGGCAAAAGAGTTGTGATTGTTGACGACTCGATTATGCGTGGAACGACGAGCCGCAAAATCATCAAGATGTTACGACTAGCAGGCGCTAAAGAAGTTCATATGAGAATATCTGCTCCGCCAACTGTTTCACCATGTTATTATGGAATTGATATACCAACACATAAAGAATTGATTGCGGCAACACACACATTAGATGAGATCAAAAAGTATTTACGTGTTGAATCAATTGCATATCTAACCGTAGATTCTATGCATAAAGCAGTTGCAGAACATAAAGGTGGCGGTTTTTGCGATGCTTGCTTTACAGCAAACTATCCTGTAGAATTTGGTTCTCAAGACCAAGGTAACCAAAAATCGCTATTCCAAGAATACGCTGTCGAGGAAAGCTAA
- a CDS encoding Crp/Fnr family transcriptional regulator encodes MSFFNIVNYTPNSYIIVEGKKDAYNFFIIREGKVKVSRENPVVGEDPNQVLGPGDFFGVVAAMSQHAQIESAIALSNVSLISVSFDQFGTLIQKSTAVAMNIIRFFSMKLRQFDSTITRLSFRNAVEEDPNELFQIGDYYYNQQNATHATFAYQSYLKYLPNGQYAAQAKLRLQTLNQPLTGSDIDYTKFNRAYADNEMVFCEHEPGKELFIIQKGKVKITKIVNNNEVMLAVLQSGDIFGEMAILDNKPRSASAIAWGEVDLLAINKANFEGMVKAQPQLATRLITLLSERIWTAYKQLANLMISDPQGRIADTLLTLAEKNRVKIAPKSAYNFEIGTKDLLKMVGLTDPKDELMVLDLITKNKFIRLDQGKISTTDLAELEKLVQFYRKKAHMENKIKKNK; translated from the coding sequence ATGTCTTTTTTTAATATAGTAAATTATACTCCAAACTCTTACATCATCGTTGAAGGGAAGAAGGACGCTTATAATTTTTTCATCATTCGTGAAGGAAAAGTTAAAGTTAGCCGTGAAAACCCGGTAGTTGGAGAGGATCCCAATCAAGTTTTGGGGCCTGGAGATTTCTTTGGTGTAGTCGCTGCGATGAGTCAGCATGCTCAGATCGAATCTGCGATTGCACTTTCCAATGTATCTTTGATTTCGGTGAGTTTCGATCAATTCGGAACACTCATTCAGAAAAGTACTGCAGTCGCTATGAATATCATTCGGTTCTTCTCAATGAAGCTCCGACAATTCGATTCAACGATCACTCGCTTATCTTTTAGAAATGCAGTAGAGGAAGATCCCAATGAACTTTTCCAGATTGGTGATTACTACTACAATCAGCAAAATGCAACACATGCAACTTTTGCTTACCAATCTTATCTCAAATATCTGCCCAATGGTCAATATGCAGCCCAAGCCAAACTGCGTCTCCAGACACTCAACCAACCTCTTACGGGGTCGGACATTGATTATACCAAATTCAATCGTGCTTACGCAGACAATGAGATGGTATTCTGTGAGCATGAACCGGGTAAGGAACTTTTTATCATTCAGAAGGGCAAGGTAAAGATCACTAAGATTGTCAATAACAATGAAGTGATGCTCGCAGTTCTTCAAAGCGGAGACATTTTCGGAGAGATGGCAATTCTTGACAATAAACCAAGATCAGCATCAGCAATTGCATGGGGTGAAGTTGATCTTCTTGCCATCAACAAAGCCAACTTCGAGGGAATGGTTAAAGCGCAACCTCAATTGGCTACTCGATTGATCACTCTATTATCTGAAAGAATTTGGACTGCATACAAACAATTGGCGAACTTGATGATTAGCGATCCTCAAGGAAGGATTGCAGATACTCTTCTAACACTTGCCGAAAAGAACCGGGTTAAGATTGCTCCTAAGTCCGCATACAATTTTGAAATAGGAACAAAAGATCTTCTCAAGATGGTTGGTCTTACTGATCCCAAAGATGAATTGATGGTTCTTGATTTGATAACTAAGAACAAATTTATTCGATTGGATCAAGGTAAAATTAGCACTACAGATTTAGCCGAGCTCGAAAAACTTGTACAGTTTTATCGCAAAAAGGCTCATATGGAAAACAAGATTAAGAAAAATAAGTAG
- a CDS encoding tetratricopeptide repeat protein yields MRFYFSLGFQIRTVIVFLGIVGTLLYSNSIIAEEFPDLYKSYSEGSNFQGDLVLRKAQNYYQDKFYEQCIQELKTFSLVYPNHPKKAAALRLLGEVHEKKRDYNLAIDAQMAIYLDNPSSKEGFIAFLSAGRSYLKMGEVAHARKVFQEILDDSFFPDINKEAEMELKQIKILSQEIGQNQDF; encoded by the coding sequence ATGAGATTCTATTTTTCCTTGGGTTTTCAAATAAGAACAGTGATCGTATTTCTTGGAATTGTAGGAACTTTATTATACAGTAACTCAATCATTGCGGAAGAGTTTCCCGATCTATATAAATCCTATTCTGAAGGCTCAAATTTTCAAGGTGATCTCGTCCTTCGAAAGGCACAAAACTACTACCAAGACAAATTCTATGAACAATGCATTCAAGAATTGAAGACTTTTTCCCTTGTTTATCCAAATCATCCCAAAAAAGCCGCTGCACTTCGATTACTCGGTGAAGTTCATGAGAAAAAACGAGACTATAACCTAGCAATCGATGCACAAATGGCTATATATTTGGACAATCCCTCATCTAAGGAAGGATTTATAGCCTTTCTAAGTGCAGGTCGATCCTATCTGAAAATGGGCGAAGTTGCGCATGCAAGAAAGGTTTTTCAGGAAATTTTGGATGATTCCTTTTTCCCAGACATAAACAAAGAAGCAGAAATGGAATTGAAGCAAATTAAAATACTAAGTCAGGAAATTGGACAAAACCAGGATTTTTAA
- a CDS encoding STAS domain-containing protein → MSEKIKTEESGDLIKIKFLDQILDGNSPELRDTLNAVLEKGKSEVQLDLEKVVIVSSLGISRLLSFKNKADEKNIKVNIQDKLRETLKKLMLDQFFGL, encoded by the coding sequence ATGAGTGAAAAAATAAAAACAGAAGAATCTGGAGATTTAATTAAAATAAAATTTTTAGATCAAATCTTAGATGGAAATTCTCCAGAGCTTAGAGATACTTTGAATGCAGTATTGGAGAAAGGTAAATCAGAAGTTCAATTGGATTTAGAAAAAGTCGTCATCGTTAGTTCTCTCGGTATATCTCGATTGCTCTCATTCAAAAACAAAGCCGATGAGAAAAATATTAAAGTGAATATTCAAGACAAGCTCCGAGAAACTTTGAAGAAGTTAATGCTGGATCAATTCTTCGGACTTTAA
- the queD gene encoding 6-carboxytetrahydropterin synthase QueD, protein MKEIELVKTFGFDAAHLLPNVPDGHKCKRLHGHGFQFSVHLKGPIDPHTGWLIDFGDLKKVVKPIIENHLDHYYLNDVPGLENPTSENLAIWLWEKIKPELPLLSKITVHETCTSSCIYEGK, encoded by the coding sequence TTGAAAGAAATTGAATTAGTCAAAACCTTTGGATTTGATGCGGCACATTTACTTCCAAATGTTCCCGATGGACATAAATGCAAAAGATTGCATGGACATGGCTTTCAATTTTCTGTTCATCTGAAAGGGCCGATTGATCCACATACTGGTTGGTTGATTGATTTCGGAGATCTTAAGAAGGTCGTGAAGCCTATCATTGAAAACCATTTGGATCATTATTATCTCAACGATGTTCCAGGCTTAGAGAATCCGACCAGTGAAAATCTTGCAATATGGCTCTGGGAGAAAATAAAACCCGAATTGCCACTTCTCTCTAAAATCACTGTTCATGAAACTTGCACAAGTTCTTGTATTTATGAAGGTAAATAA